The following are encoded together in the Culex pipiens pallens isolate TS chromosome 1, TS_CPP_V2, whole genome shotgun sequence genome:
- the LOC120431843 gene encoding uncharacterized protein LOC120431843 isoform X2 — MPDIVFSIDFPSIRRHDFRRRKQFDSSLQLVLFGLDCNRIELVIVDVGLRKDFDRLIDIQNSVFVAVEEEDETHVSGGPGLRGGRRDRKEPSLWRIWFIPKEEEDETPSVKSSTQGNQKCSNLILLTNQRLCVVPRSLLNGSCNDRKNICSGSA, encoded by the exons atgcccgacattgttttttccatcgattttccttcaattcgacgtcacgattttcgtcgacgcaaacagtttgacagttctcttcagcTGGTCTTGTTTGGACTTGATTGCAACCGAATCGAACTAGTTATTGTTGATGTTGGGCTTCGGAAGGATTTTGACCGGTTGATAG ATATTCAGAATTCGGTCTTCGTGGcggtggaggaggaggacgagacGCATGTATCCGGCGGGCCAGGTCTTCGTGGCGGAAGACGGGACCGGAAGGAACCGAGCTTATGGAGGATATGGTTCATTCCaaaggaggaggaggatgaaACACCGAGCGTCAAAAGTTCTACCCAAG GTAACCAAAAATGTTCCAATCTGATCCTGCTAACAAACCAGCGTCTTTGTGTTGTCCCACGTAGTTTGTTGAACGGAAGCTGTAACGACCGCAAAAACATCTGCTCCGGAAGTGCGTAA
- the LOC120431843 gene encoding uncharacterized protein LOC120431843 isoform X1, with the protein MPDIVFSIDFPSIRRHDFRRRKQFDSSLQLVLFGLDCNRIELVIVDVGLRKDFDRLIGKLCFFSVGKFRPEWASGQIIASYVPDIQNSVFVAVEEEDETHVSGGPGLRGGRRDRKEPSLWRIWFIPKEEEDETPSVKSSTQGNQKCSNLILLTNQRLCVVPRSLLNGSCNDRKNICSGSA; encoded by the exons atgcccgacattgttttttccatcgattttccttcaattcgacgtcacgattttcgtcgacgcaaacagtttgacagttctcttcagcTGGTCTTGTTTGGACTTGATTGCAACCGAATCGAACTAGTTATTGTTGATGTTGGGCTTCGGAAGGATTTTGACCGGTTGATAGGTAAGTTGTGCTTTTTTTCTGTCGGAAAGTTCCGGCCGGAGTGGGCAAGTGGCCAAATTATAGCTTCTTATGTTCCAGATATTCAGAATTCGGTCTTCGTGGcggtggaggaggaggacgagacGCATGTATCCGGCGGGCCAGGTCTTCGTGGCGGAAGACGGGACCGGAAGGAACCGAGCTTATGGAGGATATGGTTCATTCCaaaggaggaggaggatgaaACACCGAGCGTCAAAAGTTCTACCCAAG GTAACCAAAAATGTTCCAATCTGATCCTGCTAACAAACCAGCGTCTTTGTGTTGTCCCACGTAGTTTGTTGAACGGAAGCTGTAACGACCGCAAAAACATCTGCTCCGGAAGTGCGTAA